A single window of Rhipicephalus microplus isolate Deutch F79 chromosome 5, USDA_Rmic, whole genome shotgun sequence DNA harbors:
- the LOC142818107 gene encoding uncharacterized protein LOC142818107, which yields MSPNVPLLVQVVTGCLFPSTGSSAFCTGQLDLRQTFDAPFKLGTGIIAGDIFDTPVAPRLQTEHHLYCAPLRGMMTSPVQSASATPAAIKGTPIASSGCGHGNQAATMSPNVPLLVQVLTACLFSSTGSSVFCTGQLDLRHTFDAPFKLGSGIVAGDIFDTPVAPRLQPEHHLYCANLRGMVTSPVQPASATPATIKETPIASSGSGHGNQAVTMSPNVPLLVQVGDWKYGFHSDDPCLIVLPCPHTIVNCISDCFALAGLLLSLSGDVEQNRGPITDAMFKELLETQKTILSKISQMQEQQASSESAMIQVQNRLYN from the coding sequence ATGTCACCTAACGTACCCCTACTCGTGCAGGTTGTGACGGGATGCCTTTTCCCGTCGACCGGCTCATCGGCGTTTTGCACGGGCCAGCTTGATCTGCGTCAAACCTTTGATGCACCGTTCAAGCTCGGCACGGGTATCATTGCTGGTGATATCTTTGATACGCCAGTGGCACCGCGCCTGCAGACCGAGCATCATCTTTACTGCGCACCTCTAcgtggcatgatgacgtcaccagttCAGTCCGCCAGCGCCACGCCAGCGGCTATAAAAGGGACACCAATTGCTTCAAGCGGCTGTGGACACGGCAACCAAGCCGCGACGATGTCACCTAACGTACCCCTACTCGTGCAGGTTTTGACGGCATGCCTTTTTTCGTCGACCGGCTCATCGGTGTTTTGCACGGGCCAGCTTGATCTGCGTCACACCTTTGATGCACCGTTCAAGCTCGGCTCGGGTATCGTTGCTGGTGATATCTTTGATACGCCAGTGGCGCCGCGCCTGCAGCCCGAGCATCATCTTTACTGCGCAAATCTACGTGGCATGGTGACGTCACCAGTTCAGCCCGCCAGCGCCACGCCAGCGACTATAAAAGAGACACCAATTGCTTCAAGCGGCAGTGGACACGGCAACCAAGCCGTGACGATGTCACCTAACGTACCCCTACTCGTGCAGGTTGGTGACTGGAAATATGGTTTCCATAGTGACGACCCTTGCTTAATAGTGTTGCCGTGTCCACACACCATTGTAAACTGCATAAGTGACTGTTTTGCGCTAGCGGGTCTGTTGCTTTCACTGTCGGGAGATGTCGAGCAAAACCGTGGACCTATTACGGATGCGATGTTTAAGGAACTGCTAGAAACGCAAAAAACTATCTTGTCTAAAATTTCGCAAATGCAAGAGCAACAGGCCTCATCTGAGTCTGCTATGATTCAAGTTCAAAACAGATTATACAATTGA